The Thalassotalea piscium sequence CTAAATAGTAAACTTAGAAATGCTAATGATCTTGCTAGTATGAATATAGCCAGTGTAACCGGTAGTACCAGTGCAAGTTGGCTTAAAAATAGAAAACTTAAATATACTCAAGAAAGCACACTGAATTTAGCGTTAAAGCAATTAGCTGATGGTAAAGTTGATGCCGTTGTTTATGATGCGCCGTTATTGCGATGGACCATTAATCAAGAATTTAGCGGTAAATTACAAGTGCTGCCTATTACACTTGTGCGCCAAGATTATGTTTTTGCGCTACCAGACGAAAGTAAAATACGTGAATTGATTAATGCTTCATTATTGCAGCGAATTAACTCGCCAGATTGGCCAGACCGTGTAGCAACGTACTTTGATGGTTATAAGTAAAACTAGAGCGTGAGTAGGACGCGGAAGCTGTCTAGCTAATTTATGTAGAATATCTACACTTTACTCGCTACGCCTCAATTAAACTATGTTTAATTAGTACAAAACTTGCACTCGAAGACCAGCGCGCTCTAGATTTCAAAAGTACTCCCACGGATGGCGAGTGCTTTAAACTTAACGGTATTACCTATTAATTTTATGGCTTCAGCCATGCATTTTAAAAAATTTGGCAAGTAGTTTATCTTCAGTTTCGATATTGTCAGGATCATTAATTATACAATCGATAGGACACACGCTGACACAGGTAGGTTTATCGTAATGTCCAATACATTCTGTACACTTTTCAGCATCAATTTCATAAATTTCTTCACCTAAAGAGATCGCCTCGTTGGGACATTCTGGATCACACATATCGCAATTAATACAAGCAGATAAAATTTTTAAGGCCATAAATGCAATTCCAAGAAAGAATATTTGATGAGTTAATTCACTTATGAAAGCGAATGTTATAAAAATTAGGATCAATTATATCAATGATTAAGTTTAAAGCCTATTATCAATAAAATAATGATTGTTACCCTGCTAAAGTTTGGCAGTGAATGATAATTTGTATGGGTTTTATTTTAATCGAACTAATGTACAATAAATTTAATTTAAGAGTGTTCTCAATAATAATAAGAGGCGAGAAATGAGCCAAATGGATAGTCAAGCACAATTACATCAACTATTGAATGAACATAAAGCGGCTTTTTCTATTATGCCGTATCCTAGCTACCAACAAAGACTGACTCATTTGCAGGCACTTAAGTCGTTAATGTTAGATAATCAAGCTGACTTAATTAATGCGATGAGTGATGACTTTGGAAATCGCTCTTCCGATGATTCTAAACTAGGAGATATTTTAACGACTGTTGCAGGTATTAATTATAGTATGAGTCGTTTAAAGCAATGGATGAAGCCTGAAAAGCGTCATGTTGGGATGTTATTTCAACCTGCAAGTGCTCGTGTAGAATACCAACCCTTGGGTGTTATTGGTATTATGGTCCCTTGGAATTATCCAGTATTTTTATCACTTGGTCCTCTTACTACTGCTTTAGCTGCAGGTAATAGAGCAATGATAAAAATGTCTGAGTTTACACCTAAAACCAGTGCATTACTTGCACGGT is a genomic window containing:
- a CDS encoding YfhL family 4Fe-4S dicluster ferredoxin, which produces MALKILSACINCDMCDPECPNEAISLGEEIYEIDAEKCTECIGHYDKPTCVSVCPIDCIINDPDNIETEDKLLAKFFKMHG